One genomic window of Moorella glycerini includes the following:
- the cbiE gene encoding precorrin-6y C5,15-methyltransferase (decarboxylating) subunit CbiE, translated as MGAEGRWLTVIGVGPGNQEYLTPAARRAAAAAEVLIGGPRALSLFQDLECEKRVITGDLEGLRSFLLQIRGRPAAILVSGDPGFYSLLSWLKRQFPGEKINVIPGISSVQLAFARLMQGWEDATFLSCHGRSLEILEPYLPRLAAGKARLAMLTGGANTPAAIGKYLADHGLARIKLWVGTDLGSDQEQTIWLTAAELARQPLTRPGVVIAGYEPD; from the coding sequence CCTGACGCCGGCGGCCCGCCGGGCTGCGGCTGCGGCCGAAGTACTTATCGGTGGCCCCCGGGCTTTGAGCCTTTTTCAAGATTTGGAGTGCGAGAAAAGGGTGATCACTGGCGACCTGGAAGGATTACGTTCCTTTCTGTTACAAATACGCGGCCGCCCGGCGGCTATACTGGTATCAGGGGACCCCGGCTTTTACAGCCTCCTCTCGTGGCTCAAGCGCCAGTTTCCCGGAGAAAAAATTAACGTTATCCCCGGTATCAGTTCCGTCCAGCTGGCCTTTGCTCGCCTGATGCAGGGCTGGGAAGATGCCACTTTCCTGAGCTGCCATGGACGCTCCCTGGAGATCCTGGAACCATACCTGCCCCGGCTGGCTGCCGGGAAAGCGAGGCTGGCCATGTTGACCGGCGGGGCTAACACACCGGCAGCTATAGGTAAATACCTGGCCGACCACGGCCTCGCCAGGATAAAGTTGTGGGTGGGTACCGACCTGGGTAGCGATCAGGAGCAAACAATCTGGCTGACGGCAGCCGAACTGGCCCGGCAGCCCTTAACCAGGCCCGGGGTGGTGATAGCCGGTTATGAACCGGATTAA
- the cbiT gene encoding precorrin-6Y C5,15-methyltransferase (decarboxylating) subunit CbiT: MNRINWPYSTPGIPDHYFSRSQVPLTKEEVRILTLAKARLGPGMIVYDVGSGTGTLAVEAARLVAPGQVLAVEVNPEACTLIRENVKRFGLDNVQVVAGRAPAALEGLPPPDRVFIGGSGGHLDEILRACHEALRPGGIIVLNAITVETLSTALAFGYHQGYQVEALATNLARLEPAGRYHIWRALNPVYIVQLVKDCP, translated from the coding sequence ATGAACCGGATTAACTGGCCCTACAGCACGCCGGGGATACCTGACCATTACTTTAGCCGCAGCCAGGTCCCCCTGACGAAAGAGGAAGTCCGCATCCTTACCCTGGCCAAAGCCCGTTTGGGTCCGGGTATGATCGTTTATGATGTTGGCTCTGGAACCGGGACCCTGGCCGTTGAAGCGGCCAGGCTGGTGGCTCCGGGACAGGTCCTGGCCGTGGAGGTAAACCCGGAGGCCTGTACCCTGATCAGGGAGAATGTAAAGCGTTTTGGCCTGGATAATGTCCAGGTGGTGGCCGGCAGGGCCCCGGCAGCCCTGGAGGGGTTGCCGCCGCCGGACCGGGTTTTCATCGGGGGTAGCGGTGGGCACTTAGACGAGATTTTAAGGGCCTGCCATGAAGCTTTGCGGCCGGGAGGCATTATCGTCCTCAATGCCATCACCGTCGAAACCTTGAGTACGGCCCTGGCCTTCGGCTATCATCAGGGTTACCAGGTAGAGGCCCTGGCAACCAACCTGGCCCGCCTGGAACCGGCCGGCCGTTACCACATCTGGCGCGCCCTTAATCCGGTATATATAGTGCAGCTGGTGAAAGATTGTCCTTAG